The following are from one region of the Trichoplusia ni isolate ovarian cell line Hi5 chromosome 1, tn1, whole genome shotgun sequence genome:
- the LOC113508830 gene encoding serine/arginine repetitive matrix protein 2-like, which yields MSGGRLVVLDRAGRDVKRFPLAEGLATLGSDPACDIRIMLPSVCPHHATVVVHANQTVVRNVGGEETLVNGRGVSVAALQHGDVISIGGRQLRWDYSDASASRPQAPEPALAVRRRAARGGRRSAPAPPAPRDRALCLALEITHRASMPGNAGGKQVAIVQPQRRDTSEQTDKNPPRTPMQANKRPRTSKSDLDSSSTDDNDKTKRKSGAARSLQHTTKATLWIESRKSSPRPRRSPGAPRSAPRPAPRPGPRPAPRPAPRSARRPAPLRLAALRRARSAPRSPVAKIQAPLTIDHTKQAALLLMTGRTPRAKPSAGDPDDRMESIVDISDSDGRTSSASRRSEQKGSKISSTPNSPKKSALRDPFAKRGSRKTESIKFDLSNLESHSRSGVSDAEESLPLRYSSSPGSARGPPPGPSRPSPGSARDPPPGPSRPSPASARRPLQSRAARMLRELASRPQSAEPAETYSIVDLVSIDTDESSHSTSVYDSARSTDNTVYKTQLNSTGRRTRSTIEPTLLGSSTPYAKARKTADRSRSSVYLKNNSTSELQASARSSTTRRSKSLSTPENTEDAKKHISVNSTRVSRASRSRSRINDSDLLLVDDDDDSPRTSKRVSTASKSTRSGRQTGSIDVTATPTGSPAHNEGICTPENRHSPEEASTPVLSIQSLLDSSQSSMMSQISFKKGNSSFNTKRKTIGVITGPKTRIGNKSKSLNFSARKTRLRLSSESVEAVNLTDDGSQQDSDIVTPKSAVKLVQEGVKNKHSTAKKPLSKRSIIDDLNESDIVKQLFNSPVKRKLSQSMTEFSRKQLFEDDEIVLSKRSTRNTIALTGRTPDTSLLDHSDAYTPELFVSPISTPTHSPNLDGIKLLFAKSTPENDLRNVRGVKGLLRTPRTRRSIRNDLTNVSGVKSLFAKSPKNRLSDVRVKEVFASSPKNDLRRVSGVKSLFQSKKPRKSPRNELVDVRGVKKLFKVNSPVNDLRNVSGVKRTLRGHSPRNDLTDVRGVKQTFRRGTRNDLTDVSGVEELFNVSNQSHRDANDSLFDQLVGKPQLRAVYSKTFSSKGVQKKKARKTKSLHASLDFITNNVEEWLEHELNKRLQKPNEKDTTSKIAERAHANMSRELQNLRTDTVEGAAAARRSAADLYGAHTLPIKKRSLAPAAPPAAPAPPLPLKKRAVQHSTPLRLRARARLSAADVSPIAPRRASQQTDETTEPQPKNRRAMKLDVSKTVDIEKPSPKRTRGRGKVAPEAKPVTRAETKGKQRGPKSKTKSSSVTKKKSPAKAKKSSPVKTKIISPVPTKVTRSRKKDVLTPSTPVSNTKKRGATLIVAKISPVKSPKPRATRKRKEPETAPTSQPSPKKTRATRHAEVKLNVQAKSPKITRAKVQKSTVVVSKLSPQLKPRAAKPKTLATQKVDTRKPRRTAAEAKTESPKKSQPVTKSNKTKTHEPEGQTVTKRGRKTILDRSNDKTESNETLTRSKRARTNVVDEPLPKKKTTKTEKTSAERKTLRSRGAAPPAAPPGPAAPPGPAAPPGPASPPGPA from the exons ATGTCGGGCGGTCGGCTTGTGGTACTGGACCGGGCCGGGCGCGATGTGAAACGCTTCCCGCTGGCCGAGGGGCTGGCCACACTGGGCAGTGATCCCGCATGCGACATACGTATCATGCTGCCTTCAGTCTGCCCTCATCATGCTACTGTTGTGGTACATGCAAATCAG ACTGTAGTACGTAATGTGGGCGGGGAGGAGACGCTGGTGAACGGGCGCGGCGTGAGTGTGGCGGCGCTACAGCACGGTGACGTCATCAGCATCGGCGGCCGCCAGCTGCGCTGGGACTACAGCGACGCCAGCGCCAGCCGCCCGCAGGCGCCCGAGCCCG CGCTGGCAgtgcggcggcgggcggcccgcggcgggcggcgctcggcccccgcgccccccgcgccccgcgaCCGCGCGCTCTGCCTCGCGCTCGAGATCACGCACCGCGCCTCCATGCCAG GTAATGCTGGTGGCAAACAAGTAGCGATTGTCCAACCCCAAAGAAGAGATACCAGTGAGCAAACTG ataaaaatcCGCCGCGTACTCCGATGCAAGCCAACAAGCGTCCGAGGACATCAAAGAGCGATCTGGATTCATCATCGACCGATGACAACGACAAGACGAAGCGCAAGTCGGGCGCGGCGCGCAGCCTGCAACACACAACCAAGGCCACGCTGTGGATCGAGTCGCGCAAGTCGTCGCCCCGGCCGCGCCGCTCCCCGGGCGCGCCCCGCTCCGCGCCCCGGCCCGCGCCCCGGCCCGGGCCCCGGCCCGCGCCCCGGCCCGCGCCCCGCTCGGCCCGGCGGCCGGCCCCGCTGCGGCTGGCCGCGCTGCGACGCGCGCGCTCGGCCCCGCGCTCGCCCGTGGCCAAGATCCAGGCGCCGCTCACTATAG ACCACACGAAGCAAGCCGCGTTGCTGCTGATGACGGGCCGCACGCCGCGCGCCAAGCCCAGCGCCGGTGACCCCGACGACCGCATG gAATCGATTGTAGATATATCAGATTCTGATGGGCGGACTTCATCCGCATCGCGTCGATCGGAACAAAAGGGTTCGAAGATATCCAGCACACCTAATAGTCCTAAAAAGTCTGCTCTGAGAGATCCTTTCGCTAAGCGAGGCTCCAGGAAGACAGAGTCTATAAAGTTCGACTTGAGCAACTTGGAGAGTCACTCGCGCTCGGGCGTTAGCGACGCGGAGGAGTCGCTGCCGCTGCGCTACTCGTCGTCGCCGGGGTCCGCGCGCGGCCCGCCCCCGGGCCCCTCGCGCCCCTCGCCGGGGTCCGCGCGCGACCCGCCCCCGGGCCCCTCGCGCCCCTCGCCGGCCTCCGCGCGGCGGCCGCTGCAGTCGCGCGCGGCCCGCATGCTGCGCGAGCTGGCCTCGCGCCCGCAGTCCGCCGAGCCCGCCGAAACCTACTCCATCGTGGACTTAGTTTCTATCGACACTGATGAATCTTCGCATTCTACATCCGTGTACGATTCTGCGCGCTCCACTGATAACACCGTTTATAAGACGCAACTCAATAGCACAGGCAGGAGAACTAGGTCCACCATCGAACCCACCCTGCTGGGTTCCAGCACGCCCTACGCGAAAGCCAGGAAGACGGCCGATCGTTCTCGTTCGAGCGTCTATCTGAAAAATAATTCGACTTCTGAATTACAAGCGTCGGCTAGAAGTTCAACTACAAGACGTTCGAAGTCTTTATCGACACCAGAAAATACGGAAGATGCTAAAAAACATATCTCAGTGAACAGTACCAGAGTGTCGCGCGCGTCACGTAGCAGGTCACGAATTAACGATAGTGACTTGTTACTTgttgatgacgatgatgattcGCCTAGAACTTCAAAAAGAGTAAGTACTGCTTCAAAATCTACCAGATCCGGTAGGCAAACGGGTAGTATTGACGTAACCGCAACTCCTACCGGGAGTCCCGCACACAACGAGGGCATCTGTACTCCAGAGAACAGACACAGTCCCGAGGAAGCCAGTACCCCAGTGCTAAGTATTCAGAGTCTTTTAGATTCTAGCCAAAGTTCCATGATGTCACAGATATCTTTTAAGAAAGGCAATTCTTCGTTTAATACTAAGCGAAAAACTATAGGAGTTATAACAGGACCCAAAACCAGGATAGGTAACAAGTCGAAGTCCTTGAATTTCAGTGCTAGAAAAACTAGATTGAGATTAAGTAGTGAATCAGTAGAAGCAGTAAATCTAACTGATGATGGCAGTCAACAAGACAGTGACATAGTAACACCCAAGAGTGCTGTCAAGTTAGTACAAGAAGGTGttaagaacaagcattcgacGGCTAAGAAACCGCTGTCAAAACGCTCCATAATCGACGATCTAAATGAGTCTGATATCGTCAAGCAATTGTTCAACAGTCCCGTTAAGAGGAAGCTGTCGCAGAGTATGACCGAATTTTCTAGAAAGCAACTGTTTGAAGACGATGAGATAGTATTGAGTAAGCGGTCGACACGCAACACGATCGCGCTGACCGGCAGGACGCCCGACACCTCGCTGCTGGACCACTCCGACGCATACACTCCGGAACTGTTTGTCAGCCCCATCAGCACTCCCACCCACAGCCCTAACTTAGACGGCATTAAACTTCTGTTTGCCAAATCCACTCCTGAAAATGATTTAAGAAACGTCAGGGGTGTAAAGGGCCTGTTGCGCACTCCTCGCACCAGGAGGTCTATCAGAAATGATTTAACAAACGTGTCCGGAGTCAAGTCATTATTCGCAAAGAGTCCTAAAAATCGTTTAAGCGATGTTCGTGTCAAAGAAGTGTTTGCCTCCTCacctaaaaatgatttacggcgCGTATCTGGTGTTAAATCACTCTTTCAGTCAAAAAAACCACGAAAGTCACCACGAAACGAATTGGTTGATGTTAGGGGTGTCAAAAAGTTGTTTAAAGTAAATAGCCCCGTTAACGACTTGCGTAATGTGTCCGGTGTGAAGCGGACACTGCGCGGACACAGTCCTAGAAACGACTTGACCGACGTGAGGGGAGTGAAGCAGACGTTCCGGCGCGGGACCCGGAACGACCTCACCGATGTCAGCGGTGTCGAGGAGTTGTTCAACGTGTCCAACCAGTCGCACAGGGACGCTAACGATAGCTTATTTGATCAGCTTGTCGGAAAGCCACAATTGAGGGCAGTCTATTccaaaacattttcaagtaaAGGAGTACAAAAGAAAAAGGCTCGTAAAACAAAATCTCTTCACGCGTCTTTGGATTTCATAACCAACAACGTGGAAGAGTGGCTCGAACACGAATTAAATAAGCGATTGCAGAAACCAAACGAAAAGGACACGACGTCGAAGATCGCCGAAAGAGCGCACGCCAACATGTCCCGCGAGCTGCAGAACCTCCGCACCGACACCGTGGagggcgccgccgccgcgcgccgctccgCCGCCGACCTCTACGGGGCGCACACGCTGCCCATCAAGAAGCGCTCGCtggcgcccgccgcgcccccggccgcgccc gcgcccccgctGCCGCTGAAGAAGCGCGCCGTGCAGCACTCGACGCCGCTGCGGctgcgcgcgcgcgcccgcctcAGCGCCGCCGACGTGTCGCCCATCGCGCCGCGCAG GGCCTCCCAACAAACTGACGAGACCACCGAACCACAACCAAAAAATCGAAGAGCCATGAAACTCGATGTATCAAAAACAGTTGACATTGAAAAGCCTTCACCAAAGAGGACTCGCGGGAGGGGCAAAGTCGCACCTGAAGCCAAACCTGTTACGCGTGCTGAAACTAAAGGTAAACAACGTGGCCctaaatctaaaactaaaagttCCAGTGTCACTAAAAAGAAAAGTCCAGCTAAAGCGAAAAAATCCAGTCCtgttaaaacgaaaataatcagCCCGGTTCCAACTAAAGTAACCAGATCTCGTAAAAAGGATGTTTTAACACCCTCAACTCCAGTATCGAACACAAAGAAGCGCGGAGCTACATTGATCGTGGCTAAGATATCCCCCGTCAAGAGCCCGAAGCCGAGAGCCACGAGGAAGCGAAAGGAGCCGGAGACCGCACCCACATCCCAACCTAGCCCTAAGAAAACACGCGCGACACGTCACGCCGAGGTCAAACTGAATGTCCAGGCTAAATCACCGAAGATCACCAGAGCTAAAGTTCAGAAGAGCACAGTTGTGGTAAGCAAGCTTTCGCCGCAGTTGAAGCCACGCGCTGCTAAACCTAAAACATTAGCGACACAGAAAGTGGACACTAGGAAGCCACGGCGAACTGCCGCTGAGGCTAAAACAGAATCTCCCAAGAAATCTCAGCCTGTgacaaaatcaaacaaaactaaaacacaTGAACCTGAAGGTCAAACTGTGACGAAACGAGGACGGAAGACTATTCTCGACCGATCCAATGATAAGACTGAATCTAATGAAACCTTGACTCGATCAAAAAGAGCACGCACAAATGTCGTGGATGAGCCCCTGCCCAAAAAGAAAACTACCAAAACAGAGAAGACTAGTGCCGAACGGAAAACCTTGCGCAGTcgcggcgccgcgccccccgccgcgcccccgggccccgccgcgcccccgggccccgccgcgcccccgggCCCCGCCTCGCCCCCGGGCCCCGCC